In the Pseudochaenichthys georgianus chromosome 1, fPseGeo1.2, whole genome shotgun sequence genome, one interval contains:
- the LOC117451046 gene encoding uncharacterized protein isoform X2 yields MKFTRDICRLLGLGGGGPCEKDMEVQNGASDLKDRRTDQGSSQMLSSEEGLDDEEKTRRRAERRKAKRKRQKQRKKLERGDRMEDASEQEEEVAGAGSDSDSEEELKQEEEKWTAVRPRNKSNSEPIPALETAGGRSHSQLPHRTSEEEPEWDASSAFVANAASHIKLKPLKGRTISRENKENEARSIQVESTDEMKRKGESLTVTGIQMFGQALYSRAVDMFTEAIYCDPNDHRFYGNRSYCYWCQEEFSSALSDAWRSIQLAPDWPKGYFRKGCALMGLKRYIEAEVAMEQVLKLDQNCKEASSKLFTCRILQLMELGFEEDQSKELLEKFTTVQAVTTSPEAQTLKQQSQQDQSGSCHSLWVGNVTVEVTEKDLLDLFKMFGEVESIRVLHERFCAFVNFKNANMATRALEKLQGVEMGGSRLVMRYPDRWIQRTLPPPQRTNSSLGSNWSEPQLNLAATGSRQCVPIAGDECFYWRTTGCFYGDKCRLKHIPDHQGRDKKTWQP; encoded by the exons ATGAAGTTCACCAGAGATATCTGCCGGCTGCTGGGCTTAGGAGGCG gagggcCATGTGAGAAGGATATGGAGGTCCAGAATGGAGCTTCTGACCTGAAAGACAGAAGAACAGACCAAGGCTCATCACAG ATGCTGAGCAGTGAGGAAGGTTTGGATGATGAGGAGAAAACCAGAAGGAGAGCCGAGAGGAGGAAAGCTAAAAGGAAA AGGCAGAAACAACGCAAGAAGCTGGAGAGAGGCGACAGGATGGAGGACGCTTCGGAGCAG gaagaggaagtgGCTGGCGCGGGGTCAGATAGTGACAGCGAGGAGGAATTGAAACAGGAGGAGGAGAAATGGACCGCCGTACGCCCCAGAAACAAAAGCAACTCCGAGCCAATCCCTGCTCTCGAGACAGCGGGGGGGAGGAGCCACAGCCAGCTGCCCCACCGGACCTCAGAGGAG GAGCCCGAGTGGGACGCCAGCAGTGCGTTCGTGGCCAACGCGGCGAGCCACATCAAGCTGAAACCTCTGAAGGGCAGAACCATCTCCAGAGAGAACAAGGAGAACGAGGCGAGGAGCATCCAg GTGGAGAGCACAGACGAGATGAAGAGGAAGGGCGAGTCTCTGACAG TGACGGGCATCCAGATGTTCGGGCAGGCTCTGTACAGCCGGGCGGTGGACATGTTTACAGAAGCCATCTACTGTGACCCCAACGACCACAG GTTCTACGGAAACCGCTCGTACTGTTACTGGTGTCAGGAGGAGTTCTCCTCCGCCCTCTCAGACGCTTGGAGGTCCATTCAGCTGGCTCCTGATTGGCCGAAGGGGTACTTCCGTAAGGGGTGTGCTCTGATGGGGTTAAAG AGGTACATCGAGGCAGAGGTGGCCATGGAGCAGGTGTTGAAGCTGGATCAGAACTGCAAGGAAGCTTCCAGTAAACTGTTCACCTGTCGAATCCTGCAGCTCATG GAGTTGGGTTTTGAGGAAGATCAGAGTAAAGAGCTGCTGGAGAAGTTCACCACAGTTCAGGCCGTCACCACCTCACCTGAGGCCCAGA CTCTGAAGCAACAATCACAGCAGGACCAGAGTGG GAGCTGTCACTCTCTGTGGGTCGGGAACGTTACGGTGGAAGTAACTGAAAAGGACCTCTTGGATctcttcaaaat GTTTGGAGAGGTAGAGAGCATCCGAGTTCTTCACGAGCGTTTCTGTGCCTTCGTTAACTTCAAGAATGCCAACATGGCCACCAGagctctggagaagctgcag GGGGTGGAGATGGGGGGCAGCCGGCTGGTGATGAGGTACCCCGACCGCTGGATCCAGCGCACCCTGCCCCCCCCACAGAGGACCAACAGCAGCCTCGGCTCCAACTGGTCAGAACCTCAGCTGAACTTAGCCGCCACAGG GTCCAGACAGTGTGTCCCTATCGCCGGAGACGAGTGCTTCTACTGGCGGACCACGGGCTGTTTCTATGGCGACAAGTGCCGCTTAAAACACATACCAGACCATCAAGGTCGAGACAAAAAGACATGGCAACCGTAA
- the LOC117451046 gene encoding uncharacterized protein isoform X1 — protein sequence MKFTRDICRLLGLGGGGPCEKDMEVQNGASDLKDRRTDQGSSQQMLSSEEGLDDEEKTRRRAERRKAKRKRQKQRKKLERGDRMEDASEQEEEVAGAGSDSDSEEELKQEEEKWTAVRPRNKSNSEPIPALETAGGRSHSQLPHRTSEEEPEWDASSAFVANAASHIKLKPLKGRTISRENKENEARSIQVESTDEMKRKGESLTVTGIQMFGQALYSRAVDMFTEAIYCDPNDHRFYGNRSYCYWCQEEFSSALSDAWRSIQLAPDWPKGYFRKGCALMGLKRYIEAEVAMEQVLKLDQNCKEASSKLFTCRILQLMELGFEEDQSKELLEKFTTVQAVTTSPEAQTLKQQSQQDQSGSCHSLWVGNVTVEVTEKDLLDLFKMFGEVESIRVLHERFCAFVNFKNANMATRALEKLQGVEMGGSRLVMRYPDRWIQRTLPPPQRTNSSLGSNWSEPQLNLAATGSRQCVPIAGDECFYWRTTGCFYGDKCRLKHIPDHQGRDKKTWQP from the exons ATGAAGTTCACCAGAGATATCTGCCGGCTGCTGGGCTTAGGAGGCG gagggcCATGTGAGAAGGATATGGAGGTCCAGAATGGAGCTTCTGACCTGAAAGACAGAAGAACAGACCAAGGCTCATCACAG CAGATGCTGAGCAGTGAGGAAGGTTTGGATGATGAGGAGAAAACCAGAAGGAGAGCCGAGAGGAGGAAAGCTAAAAGGAAA AGGCAGAAACAACGCAAGAAGCTGGAGAGAGGCGACAGGATGGAGGACGCTTCGGAGCAG gaagaggaagtgGCTGGCGCGGGGTCAGATAGTGACAGCGAGGAGGAATTGAAACAGGAGGAGGAGAAATGGACCGCCGTACGCCCCAGAAACAAAAGCAACTCCGAGCCAATCCCTGCTCTCGAGACAGCGGGGGGGAGGAGCCACAGCCAGCTGCCCCACCGGACCTCAGAGGAG GAGCCCGAGTGGGACGCCAGCAGTGCGTTCGTGGCCAACGCGGCGAGCCACATCAAGCTGAAACCTCTGAAGGGCAGAACCATCTCCAGAGAGAACAAGGAGAACGAGGCGAGGAGCATCCAg GTGGAGAGCACAGACGAGATGAAGAGGAAGGGCGAGTCTCTGACAG TGACGGGCATCCAGATGTTCGGGCAGGCTCTGTACAGCCGGGCGGTGGACATGTTTACAGAAGCCATCTACTGTGACCCCAACGACCACAG GTTCTACGGAAACCGCTCGTACTGTTACTGGTGTCAGGAGGAGTTCTCCTCCGCCCTCTCAGACGCTTGGAGGTCCATTCAGCTGGCTCCTGATTGGCCGAAGGGGTACTTCCGTAAGGGGTGTGCTCTGATGGGGTTAAAG AGGTACATCGAGGCAGAGGTGGCCATGGAGCAGGTGTTGAAGCTGGATCAGAACTGCAAGGAAGCTTCCAGTAAACTGTTCACCTGTCGAATCCTGCAGCTCATG GAGTTGGGTTTTGAGGAAGATCAGAGTAAAGAGCTGCTGGAGAAGTTCACCACAGTTCAGGCCGTCACCACCTCACCTGAGGCCCAGA CTCTGAAGCAACAATCACAGCAGGACCAGAGTGG GAGCTGTCACTCTCTGTGGGTCGGGAACGTTACGGTGGAAGTAACTGAAAAGGACCTCTTGGATctcttcaaaat GTTTGGAGAGGTAGAGAGCATCCGAGTTCTTCACGAGCGTTTCTGTGCCTTCGTTAACTTCAAGAATGCCAACATGGCCACCAGagctctggagaagctgcag GGGGTGGAGATGGGGGGCAGCCGGCTGGTGATGAGGTACCCCGACCGCTGGATCCAGCGCACCCTGCCCCCCCCACAGAGGACCAACAGCAGCCTCGGCTCCAACTGGTCAGAACCTCAGCTGAACTTAGCCGCCACAGG GTCCAGACAGTGTGTCCCTATCGCCGGAGACGAGTGCTTCTACTGGCGGACCACGGGCTGTTTCTATGGCGACAAGTGCCGCTTAAAACACATACCAGACCATCAAGGTCGAGACAAAAAGACATGGCAACCGTAA
- the LOC117451046 gene encoding uncharacterized protein isoform X3: MIGIGSGAKKGGPCEKDMEVQNGASDLKDRRTDQGSSQQMLSSEEGLDDEEKTRRRAERRKAKRKRQKQRKKLERGDRMEDASEQEEEVAGAGSDSDSEEELKQEEEKWTAVRPRNKSNSEPIPALETAGGRSHSQLPHRTSEEEPEWDASSAFVANAASHIKLKPLKGRTISRENKENEARSIQVESTDEMKRKGESLTVTGIQMFGQALYSRAVDMFTEAIYCDPNDHRFYGNRSYCYWCQEEFSSALSDAWRSIQLAPDWPKGYFRKGCALMGLKRYIEAEVAMEQVLKLDQNCKEASSKLFTCRILQLMELGFEEDQSKELLEKFTTVQAVTTSPEAQTLKQQSQQDQSGSCHSLWVGNVTVEVTEKDLLDLFKMFGEVESIRVLHERFCAFVNFKNANMATRALEKLQGVEMGGSRLVMRYPDRWIQRTLPPPQRTNSSLGSNWSEPQLNLAATGSRQCVPIAGDECFYWRTTGCFYGDKCRLKHIPDHQGRDKKTWQP, translated from the exons atgatcggaatcggatcgggagcaaaaaaag gagggcCATGTGAGAAGGATATGGAGGTCCAGAATGGAGCTTCTGACCTGAAAGACAGAAGAACAGACCAAGGCTCATCACAG CAGATGCTGAGCAGTGAGGAAGGTTTGGATGATGAGGAGAAAACCAGAAGGAGAGCCGAGAGGAGGAAAGCTAAAAGGAAA AGGCAGAAACAACGCAAGAAGCTGGAGAGAGGCGACAGGATGGAGGACGCTTCGGAGCAG gaagaggaagtgGCTGGCGCGGGGTCAGATAGTGACAGCGAGGAGGAATTGAAACAGGAGGAGGAGAAATGGACCGCCGTACGCCCCAGAAACAAAAGCAACTCCGAGCCAATCCCTGCTCTCGAGACAGCGGGGGGGAGGAGCCACAGCCAGCTGCCCCACCGGACCTCAGAGGAG GAGCCCGAGTGGGACGCCAGCAGTGCGTTCGTGGCCAACGCGGCGAGCCACATCAAGCTGAAACCTCTGAAGGGCAGAACCATCTCCAGAGAGAACAAGGAGAACGAGGCGAGGAGCATCCAg GTGGAGAGCACAGACGAGATGAAGAGGAAGGGCGAGTCTCTGACAG TGACGGGCATCCAGATGTTCGGGCAGGCTCTGTACAGCCGGGCGGTGGACATGTTTACAGAAGCCATCTACTGTGACCCCAACGACCACAG GTTCTACGGAAACCGCTCGTACTGTTACTGGTGTCAGGAGGAGTTCTCCTCCGCCCTCTCAGACGCTTGGAGGTCCATTCAGCTGGCTCCTGATTGGCCGAAGGGGTACTTCCGTAAGGGGTGTGCTCTGATGGGGTTAAAG AGGTACATCGAGGCAGAGGTGGCCATGGAGCAGGTGTTGAAGCTGGATCAGAACTGCAAGGAAGCTTCCAGTAAACTGTTCACCTGTCGAATCCTGCAGCTCATG GAGTTGGGTTTTGAGGAAGATCAGAGTAAAGAGCTGCTGGAGAAGTTCACCACAGTTCAGGCCGTCACCACCTCACCTGAGGCCCAGA CTCTGAAGCAACAATCACAGCAGGACCAGAGTGG GAGCTGTCACTCTCTGTGGGTCGGGAACGTTACGGTGGAAGTAACTGAAAAGGACCTCTTGGATctcttcaaaat GTTTGGAGAGGTAGAGAGCATCCGAGTTCTTCACGAGCGTTTCTGTGCCTTCGTTAACTTCAAGAATGCCAACATGGCCACCAGagctctggagaagctgcag GGGGTGGAGATGGGGGGCAGCCGGCTGGTGATGAGGTACCCCGACCGCTGGATCCAGCGCACCCTGCCCCCCCCACAGAGGACCAACAGCAGCCTCGGCTCCAACTGGTCAGAACCTCAGCTGAACTTAGCCGCCACAGG GTCCAGACAGTGTGTCCCTATCGCCGGAGACGAGTGCTTCTACTGGCGGACCACGGGCTGTTTCTATGGCGACAAGTGCCGCTTAAAACACATACCAGACCATCAAGGTCGAGACAAAAAGACATGGCAACCGTAA